Proteins encoded together in one Diabrotica undecimpunctata isolate CICGRU chromosome 3, icDiaUnde3, whole genome shotgun sequence window:
- the LOC140436119 gene encoding uncharacterized protein — translation MENKMKITSTQFDHKDIYKVTRISPDGQSKNQIDHLLIENKHVIAFRDCRSYRGADASSDHILVIPKLKQDLPVKLNVLKDRKRYNVALLKDQQVPKRLENEINARLDEDNLMSDTLEEEWSKIKISMTEAANVFLGNTRAKRKEEVWFDEDCKRAQMLRYKAKLEKTIIKPKKQLQNMRRKGKKLKESTGKKRENIWKDN, via the coding sequence ATGGAGAATAAAATGAAGATAACCAGTACACAATTCGACCATAAAGACATATATAAAGTAACGCGGATATCCCCAGATGGGCAGAGTAAAAACCAAATCGATCAtctattaatagaaaataaacatgTCATAGCTTTCAGAGattgcagaagttatagaggtgCAGATGCCAGTAGTGATCATATATTGGTAATACCCAAACTTAAACAAGATCTACCTGTAAAACTAAATGTTTTAAAAGATAGAAAGAGATATAACGTGGCCTTACTTAAGGATCAACAAGTGCCAAAGAGGTTAGAAAATGAGATTAACGCAAGATTAGATGAAGACAACTTAATGTCTGATACATTGGAAGAAGAATGGAGTAAAATCAAAATATCAATGACAGAAGCAGCTAATGTTTTCTTAGGCAATACACGAGCGAAGAGAAAAGAAGAAGTCTGGTTCGACGAGGATTGTAAAAGAGCACAAATGCTTAGATATAAGGCAAAGTTGGAAAAGACAATAATAAAACCCAAGAAACAATTACAGAACATGAGACGAAAAGGAAAGAAGCTAAAAGAATCTACAGgcaaaaaaagagagaatatttGGAAAGACAATTAA